In the genome of Monodelphis domestica isolate mMonDom1 chromosome 2, mMonDom1.pri, whole genome shotgun sequence, one region contains:
- the CASP8AP2 gene encoding CASP8-associated protein 2 isoform X1, translated as MAADDENGDRTDLFDVLLASPLKNNDESSLDIYAGLDSTLTDNSSKLCPPPRNCLDLYEEILTEEGTAKEATYNDLQLEFGKCQKQIKELLKKYKEIQTQNFSLQNENQSLKKNISALIKTARVEINRKDEEINSLHQRLSEFPHFRNNHSRINSSGSTNSRSSDTSKTKDLKFRSPRLDDSPKTDHRVKNDSSKDVHHSTLSPNQEKEVKSHCEKRSTSHLPSSVEKRYNGAIWSNQHNQVTEDNSDDDGRRGRKEVKNCEQYNRGTDRIRKGLFHSSSGNGEKRNADVDRRSQGPRDKCGKAEPKPENKNSKLKSSPDSDYRNDWINSSWEKESPKRRSHTRVESQSDERLERQSERSQNINRKEPRSYDKDDRKVDPKSKLIVKDHEQWRRFERVPPPHSWNETARSFHKSVKPHIEDRRGREPDFKRDRNTNDYGFQDRRSPSSVSSSRGHKYFDSKEDDTKYHTYSKTERHRTEDKRKREKESHESRYTRCEKRMPTEHLQKPEKEIKKTVVDSKRRNEQNDKNEVPKVEEISEGKDRKELKKVENGQSETKSNLKLSFMEKLNLTLSPAKKQFLCQEDQIKKNNTPKSSDTHASETSLQAKPVKPVSVNTDHKEETKSWLQNDIITAGSKSKVISEKKMKNANDSLVKTVGDNVPCDLPVSSKESLLQSQIEMLKTINGNSAPVLMDVAVPCNFGLELENVSNDELDSSGVPENINSITSDPSVKVTDASEGGLKLPPGKHPIVPTVLSKNGDSKSESPVEAIPLVGNNAGSVEPCLPKPNLEPYLQMDIMDSRIEVGETNSEYHDDENSVMSIDLNHMRPIPKVISPLNSPIRPAAKILRMESPVKVPMLKNNHKDLVPANMVDTPSKNVSNELNKENQKPVCKPDKCSEVNPHTDLSSDELEEGEIVSDSERAKPQRNFENNKNAKSRTSAEVQSTNNSPQIRKTSTAHLDEGTANKVSVKVHQIKNKKDKIANDSTKFSKTEKAKTVSTSCLEKIVQIIVEPSSVQEVMQMLKVIRKHVRKNYMKFKIKFSLQQFQRIIESAILNFTSLIKYLNLSKISKSVDTLQQSLCDIIESKLRQVKKNGIVNRLFEQQLPDMKKKLWKFVEEQLDYLFSKLKKILVKFCDSISLGSDSDEGKLDIVNKDKSKCSINQRENVDHSNQGSLKVKSQKTEPVNHRAMLGCQKAEKKHYQDQKIPKPNPVKPSPEKCLNTLIDNTKDSLSKVSPIEQNEFQNTLISPNVPENTIEGTETAKNLHKKLEHSFEILTEQQASSLTFNLVSDAQMGEIFKSLLQGSDLLDQSVTGIEKCQWELKTPEKHPSESQKNELIPTCHIEEVSGVSSPSLKTIVDLNWSSSSFEKTPSLSSRLQLPVHPDVLDESCMFEVSTCVALSKENACNSEKSKSCISSILLEDLAVSLTVPSPLKSDGHLSFLKPDSSSSSTPEEVISAHFSEDALLEEEDATEQDIHLALESDNSSSRSSCSSSWTSRPVAPGFQYHPNLPMQAVIMEKSNDHFIVKIRHAVPSSSSPDQSKTNEQSGVSCFEGEKETNGTVEEGVSCQNSIIPSVEESENSKRNINAGSLTNEEQVSIVESQAPDIYELLKDPSDKIDHKSEIIGECLELNQMWEPKVPENIKEFPTIVEVPQHEECKLECTYIDLTKSSSIEIENFEKFEADSVLNTDQLECPADKLGHNRITNEPLQHVSKDIFIDLTEETSNDSKVNESESSLPVTSLEEHNVNNEREHLNNEPLVCVVESTCIDMTVDPPRESIVSKDIIRLESTFNCDRLDCNGVSMNLQKKRKNISDLNSIKKKQRIETESSNGERKNTESSEESESPHQKTLNKKKATSENQDASSSTFPSPTSLSAKNVVKKKGEVVISWTRDNDREILLECQKRGPSAKTFTFLATKLNKSPNQVSERFQQLMKLFEKSKCR; from the exons ACTTTCAGAATTTCCACATTTTCGAAATAATCACTCGAGAATCAACTCTTCAGGATCAACAAATTCAAGATCCTCAGATACATCTAAAACAAAAGATCTCAAGTTTAGATCTCCACGGTTAGATGATAGTCCTAAGACAGATCATAGAGTGAAAAATGACTCTTCCAAAGATGTACATCATAGCACTTTATCACCAAAccaagaaaaggaagtgaaatcACACTGTGAAAAAAGAAGCACTTCACATTTGCCTTCATCTGTTGAAAAACGTTACAATGGTGCCATTTGGTCAAATCAGCATAATCAGGTCACAGAGGATAATTCAGATGATGACggtagaagaggaagaaaagaagtaaaaaactGTGAACAATATAATAGGGGAACTGATAGAATAAGAAAAGGCTTATTTCACAGTAGCAgtggaaatggagaaaaaagaaatgcagatGTTGATCGAAGGTCACAAGGTCCTCGTGATAAATGTGGTAAAGCTGAGCCAAAGCCAGAAAATAAGAATTCAAAGTTGAAAAGCAGCCCAGATTCTGATTATAGAAATGACTGGATTAATTCTTCCTGGGAAAAAGAGTCCCCTAAAAGAAGATCACACACTCGAGTAGAGTCTCAGAGTGATGAAAGACTAGAAAGACAAAGTGAAAGgtcacaaaatataaatagaaaagaaccTAGGTCATATGATAAAGATGATCGAAAAGTTGATCCAAAATCCAAATTGATAGTAAAGGATCATGAACAGTGGAGAAGATTTGAAAGAGTACCCCCTCCCCATTCATGGAATGAAACGGCAAGAAGTTTTCATAAATCAGTTAAACCCCATatagaggatagaagaggaaggGAACCAGATTTtaaaagagacagaaatacaAATGATTATGGATTTCAAGATCGAAGGTCTCCATCTTCTGTTTCAAGCAGTAGGGGACACAAATACTTTGACTCCAAGGAAGATGATACTAAATACCATACATATtcaaaaacagaaagacacagaactgaagataaaaggaaaagagagaaagaaagccatGAAAGCAGATATACCCGATGTGAAAAAAGAATGCCCACAGAGCATTTACAGAAgcctgaaaaagaaattaagaaaactgttgttgattctaaaagaagaaatgaacaaaatgataAAAACGAAGTCCCAAAGGTTGAAGAAATTTCTGAAGGAAAAGATAGGAAAGAACTTAAGAAAGTTGAAAATGGCCAGAGTGAAACAAAAAGTAATCTAAAGTTAAGTTttatggaaaaattaaatttaactctttctCCTGCTAAAAAACAATTTCTGTGTCAGGAagatcagattaaaaaaaataataccccTAAATCTAGTGACACACATGCTTCTGAAACTTCATTACAGGCAAAACCAGTGAAACCAGTGTCTGTGAATACTGATCATAAAGAGGAAACTAAGTCATGGTTACAAAATGACATTATAACGGCAGGTTCCAAATCCAAAGTcatttctgaaaagaaaatgaagaacgCAAATGATTCTTTAGTAAAAACTGTTGGAGACAATGTGCCTTGTGACTTGCCTGTTTCTAGTAAAGAATCCCTACTTCAATCACAAATAGAAATGCTAAAAACAATTAATGGCAATTCAGCTCCTGTTTTAATGGATGTAGCTGTTCCTTGTAACTTTGGCTTGGAATTGGAGAATGTTAGCAATGATGAATTAGACTCCTCTGGTGTTCctgaaaatattaatagtattaCATCAGATCCTTCAGTGAAGGTGACCGATGCTAGTGAGGGCGGTCTAAAACTTCCTCCTGGAAAACATCCCATTGTGCCAACAGTCTTATCAAAGAATGGTGACTCCAAATCTGAATCACCTGTTGAAGCCATACCTCTTGTTGGGAATAATGCTGGTAGTGTGGAGCCCTGCTTACCCAAGCCAAACTTAGAACCTTATCTTCAAATGGATATAATGGACAGTAGAATAGAAGTTGGAGAAACAAATTCAGAGTACCATGATGATGAAAATTCTGTTATGAGCATTGATCTCAATCACATGAGACCTATTCCAAAAGTCATCAGTCCACTGAATAGTCCAATTCGTCCTGCAGCTAAAATTCTAAGGATGGAAAGCCCTGTAAAAGTTCCAATGTTAAAAAACAACCATAAGG attTGGTACCAGCAAACATGGTTGACACTCCCTCTAAAAATGTATCAAATGAACtcaacaaagaaaatcagaagccAGTTTGCAAACCTGATAAATGTTCAGAAGTCAACCCCCATACAGATTTATCTTCAGATGAACTTGAAGAAGGAGAAATTGTAAGTGACAGTGAAAGAGCTAAACCacaaagaaattttgaaaataataaaaatgccaaaTCAAGAACTTCTGCTGAAGTCCAGAGCACAAATAATAGTCCCCAAATCAGAAAAACTAGCACTGCACATTTGGATGAAGGCACTGCAAATAAAGTTTCTGTCAAGGTTcatcaaatcaagaacaaaaagGATAAAATAGCAAATGATTCTACTAAgttttcaaagacagaaaaagcaaaaacagtgaGTACTTCTTGCCTGGAAAAGATAGTTCAGATTATTGTTGAACCTTCTTCTGTTCAAGAAGTTATGCAAATGCTAAAAGTTATAAGAAAACATGTTAGGAAAAATTATATGAAGTTCAAGATAAAGTTTTCACTACAGCAGTTTCAACGGATCATTGAATCTGCAATTTTGAATTTTACATCACTGATCAAGTACTTGAATTTGTCTAAAATCTCTAAGTCAGTGGATACTTTACAACAGAGTCTCTGTGATATTATAGAATCTAAGCTTAGGCAGGTTAAAAAGAATGGCATTGTTAATCGTTTATTTGAACAGCAGTTGCCAGATATGAAAAAGAAGTTGTGGAAGTTTGTAGAAGAACAACTTGACTATTTGTTTTCAAAACTGAAGAAGATTTTAGTAAAGTTCTGTGATTCCATAAGTTTGGGAAGTGACAGTGATGAAGGAAAGCTTGACATAGTAAATAAAGATAAATCCAAATGCTCAATTAATCAGAGAGAGAATGTAGACCATTCTAATCAAGGATCTTTAAAAGTCAAATCCCAAAAGACAGAGCCAGTCAACCATAGAGCAATGTTGGGATGTCAGAAGGCTGAAAAAAAACATTACCAAGATCAAAAAATCCCCAAACCTAATCCAGTGAAGCCAAGTcctgaaaaatgtttaaataccTTGATAGACAATACAAAGGATTCTTTATCCAAAGTATCACCTATAGAACAAAATGAATTTCAGAATACCCTAATTTCCCCAAATGTTCCTGAAAATACAATAGAAGGTACAGAGACAGCCAAAAATTTACATAAGAAATTAGAACACAGTTTTGAAATTCTTACAGAGCAGCAGGCTTCTAGTCTGACTTTTAATTTAGTGAGTGATGCCCAAATGGGTGAAATATTCAAAAGTTTATTGCAAGGTTCTGATCTTTTGGATCAGAGTGTTACCGGTATTGAAAAATGTCAATGGGAATTGAAGACACCAGAAAAACATCCTTCAGAGAGTCAGAAGAATGAACTTATCCCAACTTGTCATATTGAAGAAGTTTCAGGAGTATCTTCTCCAAGTCTTAAAACAATTGTTGATCTTAATTGGTCATCCTCATCATTTGAAAAGACTCCATCTCTTTCATCCAGACTTCAGTTGCCAGTTCATCCTGATGTGCTAGATGAAAGTTGTATGTTTGAGGTTTCTACTTGTGTAGCTTTGAGTAAAGAGAATGCGTGCAATTCTGAAAAGAGCAAGTCCTGCATTTCTTCGATTCTTCTTGAAGATTTAGCTGTTTCTCTAACTGTCCCTTCACCTCTGAAGTCAGATGGTCATCTTAGTTTTCTAAAGCCTGACagttcatctagttcaactcctgaAGAAGTTATTAGTGCTCATTTTAGTGAAGATGCACTACTTGAAGAAGAAGATGCCACAGAACAAGATATCCATTTAGCTTTGGAGTCTGATAATTCAAGCAGTAGATCAAGCTGTTCATCATCATGGACAAGCAGGCCTGTTGCTCCTGGCTTTCAGTATCATCCTAACTTACCAATGCAAGCTGTTATAATGGAGAAATCCAATGATCATTTCATTGTTAAAATTCGGCATGCAGTGCCATCTTCTTCAAGTCCTGaccaaagtaaaacaaatgaaCAGTCTGGAGTGTCTTGctttgaaggggaaaaagaaactaATGGAACTGTAGAAGAAGGTGTCTCTTGTCAAAATTCCATAATTCCATCTGTGGAAGAATCAGAAAATtccaagagaaatataaatgctGGTAGTTTGACTAATGAGGAACAGGTTTCTATTGTAGAATCACAAGCTCCTGACATATATGAGTTACTTAAAGACCCATCAGATAAAATAGATCATAAAAGTGAAATTATAGGTGAATGTTTAGAATTGAATCAAATGTGGGAACCAAAAGTTCCTGAAAATATCAAAGAGTTTCCTACAATTGTGGAAGTTCCACAGCATGAAGAATGTAAACTTGAGTGCACATACATAGACTTAACAAAATCTTCTTCCATTGAAATTGAAAACTTTGAGAAATTTGAGGCAGACTCTGTTTTAAATACTGATCAGTTGGAATGTCCAGCAGACAAATTGGGTCACAATAGAATTACAAATGAGCCTCTACAGCATGTTTCAAAAGATATATTCATTGATTTGACAGAAGAGACTTCAAATGATAGTAAAGTAAATGAGAGTGAGTCTTCTTTGCCTGTGACAAGTTTAGAAGAACATAATGTTAACAATGAGAGGGAACATCTAAACAATGAGCCTTTGGTATGTGTGGTTGAGAGCACATGTATTGATATGACAGTAGATCCTCCCAGGGAGAGTATAGTAAGTAAAGATATCATTAGGTTAGAATCTACATTCAATTGTGATCGTTTAGACTGTAACGGAGTTTCAATGAACTTGCAGAAAAAACGAAAGAACATTTCTGatctaaattctattaaaaaaaaacaaaggattgAAACGGAATCATccaatggagaaaggaagaatactGAAAGTTCTGAAGAGAGCGAGTCACCTCACCAGaagacattaaataaaaaaaaagcaacttcaGAAAATCAAGATGCCTCATCATCAACCTTTCCTTCTCCTACAAGCCTTTCAGCAAAGAATGTTgttaaaaaaaagggagaagttGTGATTTCATGGACAAG agataATGATAGGGAAATTCTGTTGGAGTGTCAAAAAAGAGGACCATCAgcaaaaacttttactttcttaGCTACCAAGTTGAATAAAAGCCCAAATCAG GTTTCAGAAAGATTCCAGCAATTAATGAAGCTCTTTGAAAAGTCAAAATGCAG ATAA
- the CASP8AP2 gene encoding CASP8-associated protein 2 isoform X2, which yields MAADDENGDRTDLFDVLLASPLKNNDESSLDIYAGLDSTLTDNSSKLCPPPRNCLDLYEEILTEEGTAKEATYNDLQLEFGKCQKQIKELLKKYKEIQTQNFSLQNENQSLKKNISALIKTARVEINRKDEEINSLHQRLSEFPHFRNNHSRINSSGSTNSRSSDTSKTKDLKFRSPRLDDSPKTDHRVKNDSSKDVHHSTLSPNQEKEVKSHCEKRSTSHLPSSVEKRYNGAIWSNQHNQVTEDNSDDDGRRGRKEVKNCEQYNRGTDRIRKGLFHSSSGNGEKRNADVDRRSQGPRDKCGKAEPKPENKNSKLKSSPDSDYRNDWINSSWEKESPKRRSHTRVESQSDERLERQSERSQNINRKEPRSYDKDDRKVDPKSKLIVKDHEQWRRFERVPPPHSWNETARSFHKSVKPHIEDRRGREPDFKRDRNTNDYGFQDRRSPSSVSSSRGHKYFDSKEDDTKYHTYSKTERHRTEDKRKREKESHESRYTRCEKRMPTEHLQKPEKEIKKTVVDSKRRNEQNDKNEVPKVEEISEGKDRKELKKVENGQSETKSNLKLSFMEKLNLTLSPAKKQFLCQEDQIKKNNTPKSSDTHASETSLQAKPVKPVSVNTDHKEETKSWLQNDIITAGSKSKVISEKKMKNANDSLVKTVGDNVPCDLPVSSKESLLQSQIEMLKTINGNSAPVLMDVAVPCNFGLELENVSNDELDSSGVPENINSITSDPSVKVTDASEGGLKLPPGKHPIVPTVLSKNGDSKSESPVEAIPLVGNNAGSVEPCLPKPNLEPYLQMDIMDSRIEVGETNSEYHDDENSVMSIDLNHMRPIPKVISPLNSPIRPAAKILRMESPVKVPMLKNNHKDLVPANMVDTPSKNVSNELNKENQKPVCKPDKCSEVNPHTDLSSDELEEGEIVSDSERAKPQRNFENNKNAKSRTSAEVQSTNNSPQIRKTSTAHLDEGTANKVSVKVHQIKNKKDKIANDSTKFSKTEKAKTVSTSCLEKIVQIIVEPSSVQEVMQMLKVIRKHVRKNYMKFKIKFSLQQFQRIIESAILNFTSLIKYLNLSKISKSVDTLQQSLCDIIESKLRQVKKNGIVNRLFEQQLPDMKKKLWKFVEEQLDYLFSKLKKILVKFCDSISLGSDSDEGKLDIVNKDKSKCSINQRENVDHSNQGSLKVKSQKTEPVNHRAMLGCQKAEKKHYQDQKIPKPNPVKPSPEKCLNTLIDNTKDSLSKVSPIEQNEFQNTLISPNVPENTIEGTETAKNLHKKLEHSFEILTEQQASSLTFNLVSDAQMGEIFKSLLQGSDLLDQSVTGIEKCQWELKTPEKHPSESQKNELIPTCHIEEVSGVSSPSLKTIVDLNWSSSSFEKTPSLSSRLQLPVHPDVLDESCMFEVSTCVALSKENACNSEKSKSCISSILLEDLAVSLTVPSPLKSDGHLSFLKPDSSSSSTPEEVISAHFSEDALLEEEDATEQDIHLALESDNSSSRSSCSSSWTSRPVAPGFQYHPNLPMQAVIMEKSNDHFIVKIRHAVPSSSSPDQSKTNEQSGVSCFEGEKETNGTVEEGVSCQNSIIPSVEESENSKRNINAGSLTNEEQVSIVESQAPDIYELLKDPSDKIDHKSEIIGECLELNQMWEPKVPENIKEFPTIVEVPQHEECKLECTYIDLTKSSSIEIENFEKFEADSVLNTDQLECPADKLGHNRITNEPLQHVSKDIFIDLTEETSNDSKVNESESSLPVTSLEEHNVNNEREHLNNEPLVCVVESTCIDMTVDPPRESIVSKDIIRLESTFNCDRLDCNGVSMNLQKKRKNISDLNSIKKKQRIETESSNGERKNTESSEESESPHQKTLNKKKATSENQDASSSTFPSPTSLSAKNVVKKKGEVVISWTRDNDREILLECQKRGPSAKTFTFLATKLNKSPNQVSERFQQLMKLFEKSKCR from the exons ACTTTCAGAATTTCCACATTTTCGAAATAATCACTCGAGAATCAACTCTTCAGGATCAACAAATTCAAGATCCTCAGATACATCTAAAACAAAAGATCTCAAGTTTAGATCTCCACGGTTAGATGATAGTCCTAAGACAGATCATAGAGTGAAAAATGACTCTTCCAAAGATGTACATCATAGCACTTTATCACCAAAccaagaaaaggaagtgaaatcACACTGTGAAAAAAGAAGCACTTCACATTTGCCTTCATCTGTTGAAAAACGTTACAATGGTGCCATTTGGTCAAATCAGCATAATCAGGTCACAGAGGATAATTCAGATGATGACggtagaagaggaagaaaagaagtaaaaaactGTGAACAATATAATAGGGGAACTGATAGAATAAGAAAAGGCTTATTTCACAGTAGCAgtggaaatggagaaaaaagaaatgcagatGTTGATCGAAGGTCACAAGGTCCTCGTGATAAATGTGGTAAAGCTGAGCCAAAGCCAGAAAATAAGAATTCAAAGTTGAAAAGCAGCCCAGATTCTGATTATAGAAATGACTGGATTAATTCTTCCTGGGAAAAAGAGTCCCCTAAAAGAAGATCACACACTCGAGTAGAGTCTCAGAGTGATGAAAGACTAGAAAGACAAAGTGAAAGgtcacaaaatataaatagaaaagaaccTAGGTCATATGATAAAGATGATCGAAAAGTTGATCCAAAATCCAAATTGATAGTAAAGGATCATGAACAGTGGAGAAGATTTGAAAGAGTACCCCCTCCCCATTCATGGAATGAAACGGCAAGAAGTTTTCATAAATCAGTTAAACCCCATatagaggatagaagaggaaggGAACCAGATTTtaaaagagacagaaatacaAATGATTATGGATTTCAAGATCGAAGGTCTCCATCTTCTGTTTCAAGCAGTAGGGGACACAAATACTTTGACTCCAAGGAAGATGATACTAAATACCATACATATtcaaaaacagaaagacacagaactgaagataaaaggaaaagagagaaagaaagccatGAAAGCAGATATACCCGATGTGAAAAAAGAATGCCCACAGAGCATTTACAGAAgcctgaaaaagaaattaagaaaactgttgttgattctaaaagaagaaatgaacaaaatgataAAAACGAAGTCCCAAAGGTTGAAGAAATTTCTGAAGGAAAAGATAGGAAAGAACTTAAGAAAGTTGAAAATGGCCAGAGTGAAACAAAAAGTAATCTAAAGTTAAGTTttatggaaaaattaaatttaactctttctCCTGCTAAAAAACAATTTCTGTGTCAGGAagatcagattaaaaaaaataataccccTAAATCTAGTGACACACATGCTTCTGAAACTTCATTACAGGCAAAACCAGTGAAACCAGTGTCTGTGAATACTGATCATAAAGAGGAAACTAAGTCATGGTTACAAAATGACATTATAACGGCAGGTTCCAAATCCAAAGTcatttctgaaaagaaaatgaagaacgCAAATGATTCTTTAGTAAAAACTGTTGGAGACAATGTGCCTTGTGACTTGCCTGTTTCTAGTAAAGAATCCCTACTTCAATCACAAATAGAAATGCTAAAAACAATTAATGGCAATTCAGCTCCTGTTTTAATGGATGTAGCTGTTCCTTGTAACTTTGGCTTGGAATTGGAGAATGTTAGCAATGATGAATTAGACTCCTCTGGTGTTCctgaaaatattaatagtattaCATCAGATCCTTCAGTGAAGGTGACCGATGCTAGTGAGGGCGGTCTAAAACTTCCTCCTGGAAAACATCCCATTGTGCCAACAGTCTTATCAAAGAATGGTGACTCCAAATCTGAATCACCTGTTGAAGCCATACCTCTTGTTGGGAATAATGCTGGTAGTGTGGAGCCCTGCTTACCCAAGCCAAACTTAGAACCTTATCTTCAAATGGATATAATGGACAGTAGAATAGAAGTTGGAGAAACAAATTCAGAGTACCATGATGATGAAAATTCTGTTATGAGCATTGATCTCAATCACATGAGACCTATTCCAAAAGTCATCAGTCCACTGAATAGTCCAATTCGTCCTGCAGCTAAAATTCTAAGGATGGAAAGCCCTGTAAAAGTTCCAATGTTAAAAAACAACCATAAGG attTGGTACCAGCAAACATGGTTGACACTCCCTCTAAAAATGTATCAAATGAACtcaacaaagaaaatcagaagccAGTTTGCAAACCTGATAAATGTTCAGAAGTCAACCCCCATACAGATTTATCTTCAGATGAACTTGAAGAAGGAGAAATTGTAAGTGACAGTGAAAGAGCTAAACCacaaagaaattttgaaaataataaaaatgccaaaTCAAGAACTTCTGCTGAAGTCCAGAGCACAAATAATAGTCCCCAAATCAGAAAAACTAGCACTGCACATTTGGATGAAGGCACTGCAAATAAAGTTTCTGTCAAGGTTcatcaaatcaagaacaaaaagGATAAAATAGCAAATGATTCTACTAAgttttcaaagacagaaaaagcaaaaacagtgaGTACTTCTTGCCTGGAAAAGATAGTTCAGATTATTGTTGAACCTTCTTCTGTTCAAGAAGTTATGCAAATGCTAAAAGTTATAAGAAAACATGTTAGGAAAAATTATATGAAGTTCAAGATAAAGTTTTCACTACAGCAGTTTCAACGGATCATTGAATCTGCAATTTTGAATTTTACATCACTGATCAAGTACTTGAATTTGTCTAAAATCTCTAAGTCAGTGGATACTTTACAACAGAGTCTCTGTGATATTATAGAATCTAAGCTTAGGCAGGTTAAAAAGAATGGCATTGTTAATCGTTTATTTGAACAGCAGTTGCCAGATATGAAAAAGAAGTTGTGGAAGTTTGTAGAAGAACAACTTGACTATTTGTTTTCAAAACTGAAGAAGATTTTAGTAAAGTTCTGTGATTCCATAAGTTTGGGAAGTGACAGTGATGAAGGAAAGCTTGACATAGTAAATAAAGATAAATCCAAATGCTCAATTAATCAGAGAGAGAATGTAGACCATTCTAATCAAGGATCTTTAAAAGTCAAATCCCAAAAGACAGAGCCAGTCAACCATAGAGCAATGTTGGGATGTCAGAAGGCTGAAAAAAAACATTACCAAGATCAAAAAATCCCCAAACCTAATCCAGTGAAGCCAAGTcctgaaaaatgtttaaataccTTGATAGACAATACAAAGGATTCTTTATCCAAAGTATCACCTATAGAACAAAATGAATTTCAGAATACCCTAATTTCCCCAAATGTTCCTGAAAATACAATAGAAGGTACAGAGACAGCCAAAAATTTACATAAGAAATTAGAACACAGTTTTGAAATTCTTACAGAGCAGCAGGCTTCTAGTCTGACTTTTAATTTAGTGAGTGATGCCCAAATGGGTGAAATATTCAAAAGTTTATTGCAAGGTTCTGATCTTTTGGATCAGAGTGTTACCGGTATTGAAAAATGTCAATGGGAATTGAAGACACCAGAAAAACATCCTTCAGAGAGTCAGAAGAATGAACTTATCCCAACTTGTCATATTGAAGAAGTTTCAGGAGTATCTTCTCCAAGTCTTAAAACAATTGTTGATCTTAATTGGTCATCCTCATCATTTGAAAAGACTCCATCTCTTTCATCCAGACTTCAGTTGCCAGTTCATCCTGATGTGCTAGATGAAAGTTGTATGTTTGAGGTTTCTACTTGTGTAGCTTTGAGTAAAGAGAATGCGTGCAATTCTGAAAAGAGCAAGTCCTGCATTTCTTCGATTCTTCTTGAAGATTTAGCTGTTTCTCTAACTGTCCCTTCACCTCTGAAGTCAGATGGTCATCTTAGTTTTCTAAAGCCTGACagttcatctagttcaactcctgaAGAAGTTATTAGTGCTCATTTTAGTGAAGATGCACTACTTGAAGAAGAAGATGCCACAGAACAAGATATCCATTTAGCTTTGGAGTCTGATAATTCAAGCAGTAGATCAAGCTGTTCATCATCATGGACAAGCAGGCCTGTTGCTCCTGGCTTTCAGTATCATCCTAACTTACCAATGCAAGCTGTTATAATGGAGAAATCCAATGATCATTTCATTGTTAAAATTCGGCATGCAGTGCCATCTTCTTCAAGTCCTGaccaaagtaaaacaaatgaaCAGTCTGGAGTGTCTTGctttgaaggggaaaaagaaactaATGGAACTGTAGAAGAAGGTGTCTCTTGTCAAAATTCCATAATTCCATCTGTGGAAGAATCAGAAAATtccaagagaaatataaatgctGGTAGTTTGACTAATGAGGAACAGGTTTCTATTGTAGAATCACAAGCTCCTGACATATATGAGTTACTTAAAGACCCATCAGATAAAATAGATCATAAAAGTGAAATTATAGGTGAATGTTTAGAATTGAATCAAATGTGGGAACCAAAAGTTCCTGAAAATATCAAAGAGTTTCCTACAATTGTGGAAGTTCCACAGCATGAAGAATGTAAACTTGAGTGCACATACATAGACTTAACAAAATCTTCTTCCATTGAAATTGAAAACTTTGAGAAATTTGAGGCAGACTCTGTTTTAAATACTGATCAGTTGGAATGTCCAGCAGACAAATTGGGTCACAATAGAATTACAAATGAGCCTCTACAGCATGTTTCAAAAGATATATTCATTGATTTGACAGAAGAGACTTCAAATGATAGTAAAGTAAATGAGAGTGAGTCTTCTTTGCCTGTGACAAGTTTAGAAGAACATAATGTTAACAATGAGAGGGAACATCTAAACAATGAGCCTTTGGTATGTGTGGTTGAGAGCACATGTATTGATATGACAGTAGATCCTCCCAGGGAGAGTATAGTAAGTAAAGATATCATTAGGTTAGAATCTACATTCAATTGTGATCGTTTAGACTGTAACGGAGTTTCAATGAACTTGCAGAAAAAACGAAAGAACATTTCTGatctaaattctattaaaaaaaaacaaaggattgAAACGGAATCATccaatggagaaaggaagaatactGAAAGTTCTGAAGAGAGCGAGTCACCTCACCAGaagacattaaataaaaaaaaagcaacttcaGAAAATCAAGATGCCTCATCATCAACCTTTCCTTCTCCTACAAGCCTTTCAGCAAAGAATGTTgttaaaaaaaagggagaagttGTGATTTCATGGACAAG agataATGATAGGGAAATTCTGTTGGAGTGTCAAAAAAGAGGACCATCAgcaaaaacttttactttcttaGCTACCAAGTTGAATAAAAGCCCAAATCAG GTTTCAGAAAGATTCCAGCAATTAATGAAGCTCTTTGAAAAGTCAAAATGCAGGTAG